The genomic region GTATGACGGTGACGATACCGAGtttgaagataaattaataaggAAGGAAAAGAGAACGGCACAACGTTTAAGGCGACAAAAGCGGGCCGAGTGTAAAGAAGGCAAACGAATCGCGGAAGAGCGGACGAAGGTTGAAGCCGAGGCAGCTGCTAAAGCGGCCGAAGAGAAGGAAGCAAAGGAAAGATTGGCTAAAAGAAGAGCGGCAAGGCAAAAGAAGAAAGGTGATGATGAAATGATCAGTGTATTTGATATGAAAGTTGAGCCGCCAGAAGAGGAAGAAGACATTATTGCTTTGAACGcactaaataaagataaaattagGCAACTCCAAGTAGCAATGAGGGACCCAGCGATTGCAGATTTTTGCCATCATGTAGATTTGCGTCTATTGAAGTATTTTCCATACTTGAATACCTTGCGCATTGAGTTCAATGGTCCACCGCCACCAGCCAAATATGAGGATTGGCATTATCATATCAGTACTCGTGACATCGAACGATTGGCCGAGTGAGTTTGTTGAATTAGATACAcagttatacacatacatacttacttacttactctCACACAGGGGCCTAAGAAGTCTAGGTGGTCTGCAAGTCTTTAGGCTACGCAATAGTCGTTTGAATGCACATAAGCTATTCTTACTCACGAGGAGTCTGAAGACAATTCACTCCTTGAAAATCGTTGATTTCAGCTACGATAATTTAAAGGATGATTGCGGTGAGGGTCTTCATGAACTCTTCCAAAGAACTACCTCAATTGTATCGCTCGATCTAACCGGTAATGAGCTCGGCGCTGAAGCGATTTGTGATTTGGCGAGGGCACTCGGCGGTTACGATGGTTGCTGTCAGTATTTGAGTTTGGCTCACAGCACTTTAAATACTGACGCGCTGAATTTGTTTTGCTTGCATATTGCCAATACTGACCAGGTGCGAGAATTATGCTTGCGTGGCGCAATAATCTCCCAAGAGGGGATCAAAAATTGTATTGCCCAGCAACTGATACCATATCATAGAGTGTTGCGGGCCATTGATATGTCGGGAGTTATAATCGACACCGATGTTGCATGTGAAATACTAAAGTCATTTAGAAATAACTATAAAATACGGAGATTTGATGTACGCGGTTGTGACTTACCTGCCGAATTGGAGGTCGACTTCGAAATTCTGGTTAATCGAAATAAATTCCTCTTTATTTATCCAGCTATTGGTGATACCAGGATATCTATTACAGATATTGATCAATCTCTTAAAAAAACAAGGTAAGTCGGATGattcaattattatatttgtagATGAGTATCTTGTAGAACTTTCCGTAAAGGAGTATTTGGTATATTCTGAGTAGTAACTTAGAAGTAGCACTTCCATATTCTCCATTTACTGTGTACTCTTTCCATTGATTTCTACTTAGTACTTGGGACAGTTAAATACAGCAAGTTATAACTTTTCAAATCTTGTAGAAACAAAATCCTTTTACGCGCAATAGAAGCGGTAGAAGCGAGAGACGAGTGCTTGAAGCTGCGCCCGAATTTATTCCATCGCGGTAGTGAAGCACCAAGTTCTATATTTGATTTCCATCTAGAACAGCTAAACGacgaagaaaaagaagaagaagaaggaggcgccgaagcagaattatacgaagaaGAGAGCTTAAGTTCGACTACGAAATTTCATACCGAAGATCCAAATAAGTTTAACAAGCATGAAATAATGTCACGCTTTTGGTATTTTGACATACCAAGAGGACCACATccaaattattaacaaaaaaaatttgtttatttaccagTGACAgaagtatatatacaatttgtCACGTATTTTTAATAAGtctgggaaaaaattaaaatgatacAATATAATTTGGactacaaaactaaaaattccTTTGTTTTCAAGATAAAGCACCAATGAATAGTAAAAAAAGTTCGTACcctaaaatagttaaaatcagattttgtttTATCAAGCCCTCAGGCCAACTATGAGGTTGGCTCTGAcgattatgtatattttgtaccaAAAATATCCAGATATATCCCACAGACCTTAGTGAAATTGTGACCACCTGACATCtggtgttaaaaattaaaaataattcttcgGTATTTCACGGAGCCCCCATAAAGGGTTTGTCctgaaagtaataggactgattctcttccgccgcgactgtacttcggagtgtgtgcacaccgactggattcggtaaagGGCATTCGTGGTTAAGGAACGAGCAACTGGTCAGTTGTTTCCGAGTACCAGGAAAGTCAGGACAAACCTTTTCTCGCTACGTGTGATTGTGAGTGGTGTAAGTCGAAAATGCAGCGGGCGtaagagcagaggtacgcgattaaattctgtgtaaaacgcggtaaatctgcgacagaaacgcttaatatgatcaagcaggcttatccaggtgttgctttagcaagaagtggtgtgtttcggtggcaccaggccttttttgAGGGCCGAGAAGAGATCGCTAATGAAGACCGTGCTgagagacctgcgacttcgtcaaacaccgacaatgtagctcgtgtgcgcaaagttttgaactcaaacCGTCAAcgaagtattcgtttaattgcccagatgttaagtTTAGCAAAATCGGTGGTTCATGAcatgacggagcacttgaacatgcgcaaagtgtgcgcgaagatggtcccaaaaatgctcactgacgaccaaaaaggccccggctcacaccacctttcttgtgaacagctacctaaccgaCCACCCAacacttccgcagccgccctacagcccaaaTGTGGCCCTCCCTAACTatcttttgcttccttgcctgaaaaagctgatgaaaggcaagcattttgagacgacagaggggatccaagcagcatgcactttgggtctcaaggctattccggagaatgccttccatgacgccttcaatgcttggaaatcgccctggcagcgctgcatcgacgcagaaggagcctattttgaaagtttttaaagaattgtcgACTCGAATCGACTCAGTCCCTGtgctttccggacaaaccctgtagatataataaaatatttttccaacttccggttgactttatgcCACTTGTATGGGCCACACAAGGTGACTTGGCTTCAACGGTTTTTAAGATTAGCTCAAATCTTGCTCTTGCTTTCCTATACctaattttaagattttcgcTCATTTTATTCTATTAGAGAACTTTTTACTGTTGTGTAAAAGTACGAAACTTTACAACTTGTCATTATTAGATACTTTTGAAGACTTGGCATTTTGTCTGAAATATGTaactagtaaaaaaataatctgttcgcaaatacatacatatatttttgaataattcatATATCGTCTTATTTAACTAAAGAAGTAAACATTTCATAATAATTACCCCGAAATGGAGGAGGCGAAAGCGGAAGTTAAGACGGATTTTTTTAATCCCATACGCATGAATACCTTAGGTATTCCACAAGAACATGACCTCTTGATAGCATATGACGTCTATCGACCATCATTGGAGACGCGCGCCTTGAAATCTGAACAGGGCCGCACCATGTACGCTGAAATATTCATTGAGAACCCTAAGTTGGGTCCACTGAGGGATCTATGCACAAGCACATTATCACAAGCGTATACGCCGAAACAACTGCCATTATTGGCTGAGGATCCGTTGAAATTACGTCTATACTATGACTCGTTACGTTTGGATCTGCCACTGGAGGAATGCTATGACATTACCGACGATAAGTATTGGCGTCGTTTTGTATTGTCCAAAAATGAGAATATTGCGTTGACgtttaaaaaagtatacaaCTGGCGTAGTCTGGGATTATCTATGAAGTTTGTCGAATTGGTGGAAGCGTGCCCGGCCGAGTATTGGCCTTTAGATGAGATGCAACCAATAGCTGAGAAAATAAAGGATTATGTCGATGAAATGCATATACGTAAATTACAATCAATGTCTGAAAGATTTTTCAAAGAGCACATACATTTAGATGACTCTGAAGAGTCAGAAAGCGATTCTACGGATGTGGAATCAATGACGGTGACACCACGTTCGACCGTACTTACGTTGAACGAAGAGTTGGGATCCGAGGAGGAGGAAGTGAAATCAACGCGTGGCAAAAGTAAACAACTTTTAGCAGCTAGAGAAACGAGCACACTTGAAGAGATGTCAGAGGTATACAAAACGGAAGAAGAACTGGAGTGGGAACGTATGTATGAGGAAATCATGGCAGAACGTAAAGAACGTACGCGTGTATTGAGAGAGGCGCAACAGAAGAGACGCGCAGAGCGACAGGAGCGACAACGCGTGCGAGAATTGCAAAGGGCAGCAACACCACTGCCAGCTGAGGAGCCTGTGGTTggcaaaaaaaagaagaagaaattcagAGCCAAGGGAGTATTCGATATGGTGGTTGAACCACCCGAGGAGGACGAAGAGTATTTGGTGGTTGATCGACGAAATTTGGAACGTCAGTTGAAAACTGTAAAGAAGCTCGTTTATCCAACCAGACTATGTCATCATGTGAGCTTGCGTTTTGTGCGTTTTTTCGACAACTTAGTCAATTTCACCATAGAGTTTCGCGGTCCAGATATGAAGCGTGATTTTCACGAAAGACACCTGAAGTTCTCCTACGCCGATATTGAGGGTTTGGCCTAGTGAGTTGCGCGTGCGTTAACGAAGTAATAttgtctaaatttttatttttttaattttttgaaatagtggCATCTCATTTCTGCAGAAATTGAAGATATTCCGTTTGCGTTGCAGCTATATGGACGCccgaaaattatatatactcGCAAAGTCACTGAAATGCTTGCAAAGTATAGAGACTATCGATTTCGGTTACGATTGCTTGGAGGACGATTGTGGTTTGGGTTTGTTTGAGTTGTTCCGCCATACAAATTCTATAAAATCGCTCGAACTTGAGCACAATCTGATTGGTGCACATGCTTTACACTTTTTGGCGATCGGCCTTAGTCAGTATGGTGGCCAACTGGAATATCTCGGACTTGGTGGCAATCCGCTGGGTGAACGGGGTCTGCATGAGCTCAGCACAAAGGTTTGCGCTACGCAAAATATTACACATTTAAATGTGCGAACCGCTCAAATGACCCAATCGTCAATCATATGCTGCAttgcaaatgaatttttgaagCATTTACCGTTACGCTCGTTGGATCTACGCGCAGTGCCCATTAGTCAAGAAGCCGGTATAGAAATCCTGAAGGTTTTGCAATTTAATACTACCATAATGCATATGGATGCACGTGATTGCCAATTGGATGCAGATCTTGAAATCGATATAGACATTATTCTGAAGCGAAATCAGTATATTGCCGAGAATCCGTATTTAAATGACTACACAAAGACCACGGAAGAGATCAATGAATATGTAAACCGCATTAAGTGAGTCTATGTTCAGAAAATACtaaatgtaataatattaataccACGAATTTTGCTTTCTGCATTACAGAAATCCGATTTTACTACGCGCCATTGATGCTGTGAAGAAACGCGCTGAATGCTTGGAGAACCGTCCACCAGAATTCCCACCAGATGTCGAAGAAAACTATGAGGAACAATCGGAGAGTACAACACAACGAAATATCGAATCAATATCAAGATCGATTTCTAACGTTGAACCAGTTATGTTGTCACCATCATCGTCAGCCGTTGATGATTTACAAAATACCCCCTTCGTTTATGATCCAAATAGTTTCACCGAAAAAGAGTTCCTGGAGCATGTATATCTACCTGGTCCGGGGGAACGTTATTACTTTTTTACGGAGTTCCAAAAGTTGCGCTTAAGTCAA from Bactrocera tryoni isolate S06 chromosome 3, CSIRO_BtryS06_freeze2, whole genome shotgun sequence harbors:
- the LOC120771593 gene encoding uncharacterized protein LOC120771593 yields the protein MEMQKRSLGSQPSLVSQPITVTSNTDNNAGLSETYLKCMQESTVGVFPEDKGAMNAYEVYKSSPETRLMKSEADKRIYADALIHPPGFAPLWYLCGKVLSQMYEPNELIDLVKNDPIIMRSYYETLSLDLPLEKCYYIDDESYWKRYVLTRHNDPGLQVKKIDWKNKGITMKFEKYLQQLSVGGFDEVEMESLSDKIKFYVTDLHIERLRSIDERTLLKHVRRDDICSSSGSSTTIPSSDVGAEEQLEAEEEDTASRSGGSRNSSMRSSQSGSNKHVTLIPIVSQPMHTIRGLSSITSVYSTWNYNSRSITSLWYDGDDTEFEDKLIRKEKRTAQRLRRQKRAECKEGKRIAEERTKVEAEAAAKAAEEKEAKERLAKRRAARQKKKGDDEMISVFDMKVEPPEEEEDIIALNALNKDKIRQLQVAMRDPAIADFCHHVDLRLLKYFPYLNTLRIEFNGPPPPAKYEDWHYHISTRDIERLAEGLRSLGGLQVFRLRNSRLNAHKLFLLTRSLKTIHSLKIVDFSYDNLKDDCGEGLHELFQRTTSIVSLDLTGNELGAEAICDLARALGGYDGCCQYLSLAHSTLNTDALNLFCLHIANTDQVRELCLRGAIISQEGIKNCIAQQLIPYHRVLRAIDMSGVIIDTDVACEILKSFRNNYKIRRFDVRGCDLPAELEVDFEILVNRNKFLFIYPAIGDTRISITDIDQSLKKTRNKILLRAIEAVEARDECLKLRPNLFHRGSEAPSSIFDFHLEQLNDEEKEEEEGGAEAELYEEESLSSTTKFHTEDPNKFNKHEIMSRFWYFDIPRGPHPNY
- the LOC120771036 gene encoding uncharacterized protein LOC120771036, whose protein sequence is MEEAKAEVKTDFFNPIRMNTLGIPQEHDLLIAYDVYRPSLETRALKSEQGRTMYAEIFIENPKLGPLRDLCTSTLSQAYTPKQLPLLAEDPLKLRLYYDSLRLDLPLEECYDITDDKYWRRFVLSKNENIALTFKKVYNWRSLGLSMKFVELVEACPAEYWPLDEMQPIAEKIKDYVDEMHIRKLQSMSERFFKEHIHLDDSEESESDSTDVESMTVTPRSTVLTLNEELGSEEEEVKSTRGKSKQLLAARETSTLEEMSEVYKTEEELEWERMYEEIMAERKERTRVLREAQQKRRAERQERQRVRELQRAATPLPAEEPVVGKKKKKKFRAKGVFDMVVEPPEEDEEYLVVDRRNLERQLKTVKKLVYPTRLCHHVSLRFVRFFDNLVNFTIEFRGPDMKRDFHERHLKFSYADIEGLAYGISFLQKLKIFRLRCSYMDARKLYILAKSLKCLQSIETIDFGYDCLEDDCGLGLFELFRHTNSIKSLELEHNLIGAHALHFLAIGLSQYGGQLEYLGLGGNPLGERGLHELSTKVCATQNITHLNVRTAQMTQSSIICCIANEFLKHLPLRSLDLRAVPISQEAGIEILKVLQFNTTIMHMDARDCQLDADLEIDIDIILKRNQYIAENPYLNDYTKTTEEINEYVNRIKNPILLRAIDAVKKRAECLENRPPEFPPDVEENYEEQSESTTQRNIESISRSISNVEPVMLSPSSSAVDDLQNTPFVYDPNSFTEKEFLEHVYLPGPGERYYFFTEFQKLRLSQLS